Genomic DNA from Oncorhynchus mykiss isolate Arlee chromosome 2, USDA_OmykA_1.1, whole genome shotgun sequence:
aataaaaataaaatcaattttcGGGATTTCAGAGTTATCCTTCCTGATGTCGTTTCACCCCACATGGATTACGATAGCTTCAGCTCCCGGCATCTGTAGGAAGCAGACTTGTAATGTCTTGTGCTATCCTGGAGCACCAGTACAAGGTTTTTGCTGCGGGAACCAAGATGTTTCTTACAATAGATCTGCCGGTGACGACAGCTGGTGCAATGGCTGTGGAGGTTTGGCTGTTCTTTTGCCTCGAGTGGTTTCTTAAACCCCCTCGGGTACCGAACGGCAGTGGGGCACGATGGACCCGAGCCAGCTGTAGTATCCATCGTAGATGATGAATGGGCTGGTCTCAGGCAGACTCACTGTCTGAGGGTGGTAGCGCTGATCTGAGACCGAGGTAGAAGCCACTGGAGTGTAAGACGGAACAGAGGGCGACGGCGCAGGTACCCCCGGATCCGATCTCTAATCGGAAGATGGTGCCGGAACCTCTGGCTCCAGGACGTTGAAGCCGTTTCTGGTCTGGGTTTAACGGGAATGgacctttcccaaactgttgccacaaagttggaagcacagaattgtctagaatgtcattgtatgctgtagtgttcgttggaactaaggggccttagcccgaaccatgaaaacagcctcGGACCATTTTGTCCTTCACCAAACtctagttggcactatgcattggggccggtagcgttctcctggcatccgccaaacacagattcgtaaatcggactgccagatagtaCCAGATTAATCACATTTTACCATGTGTGTATGTAATGTCTGtcccagtcaaacgtttggacaaacctactcattccaggattattcttaattttttactatattctacattgtagaataatagtgaagacaactgtgaaaaaaacacatggaatcatgtagtaacccaaaaaatatatttgagattcttcaaagtagccaccctttgccttgacagctttgtgcgtgcatgcatgcatacaaCAAGAATGTATTCATCTTTCAGGTGGGTGGAACCGTCTCCTGTGTCCCAGTTGTGGAGAGTGTATGCTCCATTCTAGCCAGCGACCCTCGGTCACCCTCAGTCGGTGTCACCCGCACCCCAATGAAGGACTCCATGAGCGGTAAATATCTTAACCAAGTGGCAAAGCTATCCAGTCAAGCACTGGAAGGCCGTGAACATCTGTGCCTCACATactccatttaaaaaaatcttagCTTGAAAAACTAGCCTGTGATAGTATTGTTTGTCCCTTTTGAGAAACCGTAGCCAGTATAAATTCCTcaatagtcagaattaatctatGAACTCAATTGTAATAAATTTTTGTAATATATGTCAAAACTGTTTCGGATTAGAAGCATGTGCACGCCTTTAGGTCCAGGGGTGGGTAAACTTTTTGGTCTGAGGGGCATACTGGGACATAGTAATTCAACAAATAACTTGATTGAATGAGCTTGCTGGTCATATATGTAGTTTTCCCAACCCTAATGTAGCAGGCATAGAAGAAACGCCTGAAACTAGACCaatcaaccaatccagtaaatgtggtgGAGTTAAGATGGCATGTTGCCTTGTTAATGTCTGAAGTGGTAGTCTTTCCATTTCCCTTGAAAACTGGAATGTTGTTGGACTCTGCAGAGGCTACCCCCTACCCAAAACTGTGGATGCAGCATTGCCTTTTTGTCaaagttgttgtttttatttatttttttcagtgACAGTTAGCTCCTTCGCCCACCGCCTCAGTATGCTCCTCCACAGTGACTCTGTAGAAAGAGTTGCCCCTGTGCCCTTCAAGTTTCCCAACTTCAATGTGGAGGAAGAGGCCGTGGTAGAGGGAGAGTTAGGCTCCAGTGagccccttctctcccctcagccATCACAGGTCTCAGGTGACATGATTCAGCCCTCTCCCCAGAGCGTGGCTAGTCATATGCTTCTCATCCAGAGTCCCTTCGTTCTCGTGGGGGAAGCCCAGATAGACGTCGAAGCCGATTTCACTCTGGAGGAAGCCGAAGAGGCCAAGGAGTCTTCACTACACAAGCGCCTGAGTATGAGCTTGATCACCTGCCACGATGGTGTCGCCCCATCGCCGACCTTCGCCGAGGTGCACTACGACAGCCCTGCATCTCCTCTCCCTGAAAATGCTGCTGCTGAACTCCACAAGGAGGAACCTGACCATGCGAAAGCCCTTCCCTCGGTCACCTCTGACCCCGCACAACCTCTGACTCCCATGGCTGAACCATCCATCCCCACCATTACAGAGGTAACTGAAGTCACGGTTGCTACAGAGATTCTTAAAGTGGAGGTCCCAACACCAGTGGAGGAGCCAATGATGCCTGTAACGGTGTCGCCTGTTGTACCATCCACCGCAACCACTGGCCCCAGAGTGAGCCAGCAGCAGCCCCAAGCCACTGGGATCCGCTGCCCCACCTTCGACAGCAAGAGCCCCAGTCAAGTGGTGTTCAAGCCCCAGTGGCTAGGGAAGGGCTTCGGGGCCACAGGGGTGAGGGCCAGAGGTAGAGGAGGCAAGGGGGGCTTGTCCTCTTCACCACTCTCCGTCCAGGTTGGAAACAAGAATGCAGCCAATGAGAACAAGGGGCAGTCGGTCAAACAGAAGCAGAGAGGTACGTGGGCGTCTTTGTTGATCATTTTTAGCAGAGTTTCCCTTTTTTCCCCCTTTTATTtttaactctctcctctcctgtgtggCAGACAAGGCACTAGTGGCTGAAGGCCGCTCCCCTCTGCAGATGCTCAAGGAGACCAACTCCCCCCGGGAGCAAGCAACACAGGTATTTATCTGGTGTACACTAGGGCTGTGACAGTCATGGAATTTCAGATGATGGTTATTGGTCATCGTTATAATCATTTGAATAGGAGCATTGTGggagtccccattcaagtcaacaatGGTTGGATGCGGCCGTTGTGAGACCGTCACTATCTGGGCAAGCGGTTTTCAAAATGGTCTTTTATTTTAACcgaaccttaaccacactgcttacCTTAAGGCTAGGCACCACAGTTTAATAGGTATTATTTTCTTTCTTTACTCATCAAACTTTACCAGCTGAAACTAaagtgtgtgggggagggggggggggggggggggggggggggtacttgtCTGTTGACATTAGACATAACTACAGGGCAAAATGTCAGCGTGTGACCCTATGTAAATATCCTCATGCATTTACTTTATGTAAAGCTAATTTCTCACTAATCACATTAGGCTACCGCCCTATGATGCCATAGGCCTATGTTTTCCTGTCACTCTGTTTTTAACTTGGAATACATTTTCTGGAGCAAggaaataaatgttatttttataCAGCTAGAAGAACCATCCCCACATTTTATATCAAATGCCACATCTCCCCTGGAGGAAGCGTAAACACTCCTAAATGCATCAAGATCACATTTTATAATGACTGAAGTCTGTGGATTTTTCAGTCCAGTGTTTAGGCACTTGGGGCAAATCAAATAATGTACATGTTGGTTTATTTGAGACGTGAAATAAAAGCCACTGTTGGCTGTCTGGTTGATCGCTGCTACAGTAGTTATCTTCATCTCAACGCGCTGCTGTGGGATACCTCCTCTACCTGTACTGCCTCGATCGGCGGCTCAGAAAATTATTTTCTTTCATTCACTGCTTTTCTCGCATTGGCTAACTGAGATCGCCTATTTTtattcacatactgtaggtatctTCTTCGATTCTCATTTTGTCTCGTTTTACATTGATTCTTTGCAGGAGATTTTGTTTAGTTCAAATGTCTCAGCACATTTTCAATCGGGTAGCTGGAAAGGCCCTTTTTTAGATGCCAGTAACCAATCGCATGTCAGGAAATTACTAATCTTTCAGAATTACGTCTACAAAGGATATAGCCATGTATGGAATAGTTAACAATGTGCTCCAGAAAACAAGCTTttgaatcaaataaaaaaatagtatTTGAAGTTCTACATGAAACATGCTGTCAAGAACAACGTTTATGGTAGGTGTAGTTGACGGCGTTGGGATAAATGATACTCTATTTTTATACTTAGATTTTTGTACATTTTATGGAAGTTGCAAAATCACAATCAGAAAATGTGAAAGATCACACTGTTTgcctgtggtgcctggccttaagaccaaaaagcaaaatgtatttatttttttaaaccattttGACTTTGCCACTGGCACAACTAGTGGGAACcccattgcgagtgtacccaccaatatgtgctgtgatttgttgaatcAACTgacataacaaaaaaatatattcaacTAAATGGTGACATCCGTTAACATAATTAGAATGATCATTCTACATTGCCATGGAAgttattgcatcacaataccaggcagccattgttTATTTGCCAATCGGTTcaacagtcaaattgccagggtcaGAGGTTGCAAGCCCATTCTCTGTGCTACAAGaccttgcttgtttcagcaaggagcaacaaagtttCATGTTGTAAAGAGCCCATGTTACTTCGGAAACTGACTCTACTGCCTGGCAGTCCCGTCTTCAGTCAGATATTAGTttcaaaataatacaaataaatgttttttgaagagaaacatattttattttcatgactgtTGTCATCCATAACGGTCTGTTATACGGTAATTGTGCCTGCCCTAATGTACACACACTTTTCCCTCAGGGAACTATCTGCACATGTGCTTGCATCGATATCTCACTCTTGCCATCTCATTCTTTCATGTCTGCACACTAAAGCCTAAGGAACAGGATTGCTCTATTTGGTGGGTCAGGGGAAAATGAACATTCACAACTGTTTTTAAACCTCTGGTCTAACTGAaaggttctgtctctctcttccctccctgcccATCAGATGAAGCTGAAGATAtccaccccagacagacagaggctgggTCAGTTGGACCGGAGAGTCCTGACTGTGTCCATGGACAAGGAGAACCGATAGATGACTGTTGCAGAGGAACATGCACAAACACTAACTGGCCAGTGTATAGAATCTTGCCATTTTTCTATCTGTCTAATAACGAGCTTTTTTAAAGTGTACAGTCTCTTTTTAACTGACTTTTTCAAACTGCTAACAAATTATAATGTGTACATTGTTTTTGGAAGTGCCATCGATATGATTTGTCTTTATTTCAAGTGTCTGTATCATTGTATTTGCTATCCTGTCCTTTTATGTAAATAAATTTGCTTTAAATCTATTTTTGTGTTAACTGAATACACCTATAAGGGGAGGTACATGTTTATTAGTTGAAAGGTATGGCTTTACTTAGCACCTTAAGAAAAGGGCTTGACAAATGTAAATTAATGATTTACTATATGCACAGTCTGTTCTGATGGTATAGAAAGGCTGTCCAACTTGTCACGTGTGTGTGATGCCATTGGAAAGAAACGTAGCCACTTCACATTGAGATATTGTGCTGTACAGAGTCACTTATGTTTCGCTTGCACAACAGGTGGTAAAACAAACCACGAGTGTAGCCGCTACTGTCACTTAGATATACACAACCAGGTGAGGTTCCTCCAGTCCTCTGACGAATGTGAAATGTTGTGGTTTTTGTTCAGCTGCCTTTTTGTGTCAGTCCACCATACGATCTATTATCATCCCATCTGTCCAGCCATCGGGAAGTAGGCCAAAAGATTAGACCCCAACTCATGGTAAACATATCCTATTAAACACAGACATGCGTCAACTTTCAGACCCACACTAATGTAGAAATCTGCAAGCTAAAAAAATGTGTTCAAATGTGACTGTAAAAATAAGGAAAAAACCCGGAACTAACAAGGGAATTCTAACCAACACCCAAACATCTGTTCGACACAAATTTTAATGCTTACACATTCATCCTCTGACAAAACATTTTAACTCGCCTCATATAAAAGTATGTAACCTAGTTATTGTAAACCTACAGTCTTATCAGTGGTCATTTTTAAAATTTATCTTATCCTGTTATTTCATCCAATTCTCTACCGTTTCCATTTTGGCAACTGCTCTTTTGACATGAATATTTTCCTGCATTTCCTATAACGCTAGAATTCAGTTTTTAACCTTGACAAATCATTCCTTCATTGATACAACAATCCATGCTTTTCTACAAAAGTCCCCCACCCGCCCAACTCTAAACTTGAGTTAGAAGTAGGAAGAGACGAGACTTTCTCATAATCCTCTCAAATCGAATAAGACTTGGCACAATAAAAAATAACCTCTCTAACCCATGGCTTCCTAGTCCCCCCTCTTCAATCTACCAGTTTTTCATGATAcccttcctctatctcctcttAGTCTTTCATTCTCTGTTCTCTAGAGGACTGGCTCAGTTCCATATCTTCAGGAAGCTGTCCCAGGATCCTGTGCAGCATGCCATTCCGTCCGAGGATACTCCGATGCAGCTCACCCTGTTGTCATGACCAGCCAGCACTCCTGAGCCATGAAGAGAATTACATCAGTATAGAATGGATGCAAATATTGTTTGCCTACATTGCATccacattctctccctctttctcccttcgtCCCACTCGCATTCTCCTTTCTCTTCTCACCATCCCCTCTACTTACCCATActgactccctctctttctgcctccagtcaccctctctctccccctgcgtattcaccctctcctctctctcccctgcgtactcacccactctctctctttatctccctttctctctccctccgtacTCACCCACTCTCTCGGCTTTAAGCATGTCCCAGATGTTGACGTTGAAGTCATCGTATCCGGCCAGGAGAAGTCGGCCGGAGAGGGACGCGGCGAGGGAGGTCACCCCACACATGATGCCCGAGTCCTGGTAGGTGATGAGCTCCTGGTCTGCCCTCAGGTCGTACAGCTTACAGGTGGCATCGTCTGAGCCCGTTATAACCGCATTACCATTGGGGAAGAACTGGACAGAGTGGAGAGGTCAGAGGTTGGAGGTCAAAGGAGTGGTCTCTCTGGTGGTCTGGAGAGCTACAGGGCGGGTGTAGGCTTTTGTTCACCTCATTAAACGAATCAACTGTTTGAGCAAACAGTTGCATCAAATTCATTTTTTAAGTTAAAATTATATTCCTTAAATTTGTAAAAACGTAGAAGTCTTTCTCCACGTGAACTGCTGGGTGCAATGCATCTGACTATCAAAATACTAAACTATCAATAAACAAATAAATGCTGGAGTTGCTCACCCCGATGGCGTTGATGTCACTCTCGTGGCCGCTGAACGTCTGTCTGCAGGTGGCTTCCCTGATGTCCCACAGTTTGGCTGTGAAGTCACACGCCCCCGAGATGAACATCTTGAAGTCGGGGGACACGGCCAGGGACATGCAGTCACCCAAGTGGCCCGCGAAGATggtcttctctgtccctgtctcaatGTCCCATAGAATACTATAAAGTTTGGACGGaataggaggagaggatggatataGAGGTGGGCAAAGAAGACGGCAGGGGCATGGCCAAAGAAGagagaatttaaaaaatatatataatttaactaggcaagtcagttaagaacaaattcttatttacaatgatggcctaggaacagtgggttaactgccttgttcaaatgtttaccttgtcagctcgaggattcgatctagcaacctttttggttactggcccagcgctctaaccactaggctacctgccgccccaatgtttAGGACACCATTGCAGAAAAGTAATAGATAAGACTATGCAGATCAAATGAAGGGTACAGTACAagccatagaattagaatgataTGGTAACATTAACAGATTGGACTGATCTCTGGTCAGTCATTGTAACCCCTTATTGCACACAAGACTCATAGAGACTCCCATCTCTATGATCTTACCAAGTGCAGTCGCCAGAGCTGGTGATGATCTCACTGTCGTTAAGGAAACGACAGCAGGACAGGTAACCTGGGCAATAAGAGAACACCATCAGATAAACACAAGCATGAGAGATTGCTGTATTGGATAGACTATATAAATACTACCTCGTATGTTCTTAGGTTGAGTTTGATCGAAATGACTCATTGTTAAACGTGTTGCCAGTAATGCTGTCTTAATGAGTGCGGTACCTGTGTGCGCGGCCAGCTCACGCATGACCTTGACGTTGCCGTCCTTGCCCTTGAGGTTGTAGATGGAGCACATGTTGTCGAGACCGCCACACGCCACCATGTTCCCTGAGGGCGCGTAGGCACACGTCATCACCCACGAGGACTTCAGAGGGATTGCGTTCACCTGAGCGGAGAAGCACAGTGATTCCTCACGGGgaccagtgtgtatgtgtgtgaacgcGCATATGTCAATGTGAGCACTTGATATTACGGTATATGGTTGATATTACAGGATATGGTTGACATTACAGTATATTGTCATGACATGCCATATTCAAGCAAAAACACTGTCCCATGACCGAAACTCCCCAGACTGTAAACTCAGCCGCAGTCCTCCATACCTTGTTGGTGGTCAGGGTGTCCCACACTATCAGCTTTCCATCTTGAGAGGCACTGACACACAACCTGGTAGAGAGAACAAGTCAGGAGTAGAGCGACAGAAACagacagcgggagagagagagacagcgtacAGTAAAAGATGCAGCAGCTCAAGGTAAATAGACAGACAGATCGATAATAGATACAGAGACTATTCTGTCTCAATGGCAACATGTCTTCACTATGACTGATCTAAAAAGCCATGACATGGTAACTGACTAATGTTTCCAGGTGTTTCCCGGGACAAATGATGATGGGGATGATGATGCTGGTGATGATGATATAGTGTGCTATGTAGTTATGTCGAGCCACtatggaggagtgtgtgtgaatatgtTGTCTGTTCAGTGTTCACAGTTGCCAAATGAGTTCCCCTTTTGAGggacaataaagttgtattgGATTGTATTGTGTTAAGACCGAGAGAGGCATTGTAACAGAACCTCTAAGCCCAGCACTGGTTAAGTTAGTAAAAGCTGTCTTTTAGACCCACTAAATGTAGGACACCCCAAGTATTGTAAACCCAGGAGAAGCTAATAAGCTTACTAACTTGCTACAACTGAGAAAGAGAAGAGATAAGATGAAATGAGAATATAGGGAGAGgtaagaaggagaggaggacaacatgAAGGGTAAAAGGTTGGTTAGTGCACATTCAAGTTGTAGTATCAGCAATAATTAATTGATTCAGGGGTAATGTTGGTTTAAAGTGTTGCCAGACAGTCAGTTAGTGTTTCCTGGCTCCACTAATTCATCCAATTAAAACAAGGGATGGAATTGCCACACCAATCCAATTAACCAATAAACGCAGAGCACCACGTGACGCCTGTTTTAAACTATGGCAGTATTTGTAACAACAATATGTTTGAATGAACGGATG
This window encodes:
- the LOC110489418 gene encoding cell division cycle-associated protein 3 → MGSSESKVAVASTPKHDPSHRIKHDRLSQLVDPRSPSVAIDRTPIQVGGTVSCVPVVESVCSILASDPRSPSVGVTRTPMKDSMSVTVSSFAHRLSMLLHSDSVERVAPVPFKFPNFNVEEEAVVEGELGSSEPLLSPQPSQVSGDMIQPSPQSVASHMLLIQSPFVLVGEAQIDVEADFTLEEAEEAKESSLHKRLSMSLITCHDGVAPSPTFAEVHYDSPASPLPENAAAELHKEEPDHAKALPSVTSDPAQPLTPMAEPSIPTITEVTEVTVATEILKVEVPTPVEEPMMPVTVSPVVPSTATTGPRVSQQQPQATGIRCPTFDSKSPSQVVFKPQWLGKGFGATGVRARGRGGKGGLSSSPLSVQVGNKNAANENKGQSVKQKQRDKALVAEGRSPLQMLKETNSPREQATQMKLKISTPDRQRLGQLDRRVLTVSMDKENR
- the LOC110489429 gene encoding guanine nucleotide-binding protein G(I)/G(S)/G(T) subunit beta-3 isoform X2, which translates into the protein MGEMEELRKEADNLKDQITEARKVVQDTTLQEAVAGTTLVGRVQLKTRKTLRGHLAKIYAMHWGTDTKLCVSASQDGKLIVWDTLTTNKVNAIPLKSSWVMTCAYAPSGNMVACGGLDNMCSIYNLKGKDGNVKVMRELAAHTGYLSCCRFLNDSEIITSSGDCTCILWDIETGTEKTIFAGHLGDCMSLAVSPDFKMFISGACDFTAKLWDIREATCRQTFSGHESDINAIGFFPNGNAVITGSDDATCKLYDLRADQELITYQDSGIMCGVTSLAASLSGRLLLAGYDDFNVNIWDMLKAERVGVLAGHDNRVSCIGVSSDGMACCTGSWDSFLKIWN
- the LOC110489429 gene encoding guanine nucleotide-binding protein G(I)/G(S)/G(T) subunit beta-3 isoform X1 — encoded protein: MGEMEELRKEADNLKDQITEARKVVQDTTLQEAVAGTTLVGRVQLKTRKTLRGHLAKIYAMHWGTDTNCSKLCVSASQDGKLIVWDTLTTNKVNAIPLKSSWVMTCAYAPSGNMVACGGLDNMCSIYNLKGKDGNVKVMRELAAHTGYLSCCRFLNDSEIITSSGDCTCILWDIETGTEKTIFAGHLGDCMSLAVSPDFKMFISGACDFTAKLWDIREATCRQTFSGHESDINAIGFFPNGNAVITGSDDATCKLYDLRADQELITYQDSGIMCGVTSLAASLSGRLLLAGYDDFNVNIWDMLKAERVGVLAGHDNRVSCIGVSSDGMACCTGSWDSFLKIWN